Proteins co-encoded in one Jeotgalibacillus malaysiensis genomic window:
- a CDS encoding pyrroline-5-carboxylate reductase: MKIVFIGAGSMAEAMIKGMKNAKAFQQTELWVTNKNDKERLDLLTETYDINSSYDTRSLLKDADIVILAVKPKDASDALHTIQPYMKGQLLISVLAGLSTGYIESIIGPSPIARAMPNTSAMIGQSATGLTFNEHILDTQREMTVSIFSAIGSVTQVEETRLDLVTGLSGSGPAYIYYIVEAMEEAAAELGEDAMPFIVQTLKGAAQMLETSGRTPRELRKAITSEGGTTEAGIAQLEYHHVKEAFTACIKEATDHSGRLRRQFEQAHNI, from the coding sequence ATGAAAATCGTATTTATCGGAGCAGGATCAATGGCAGAAGCGATGATCAAAGGAATGAAAAATGCTAAAGCCTTTCAGCAGACTGAGCTTTGGGTAACTAATAAAAATGATAAAGAAAGACTTGACCTTCTAACAGAAACTTATGATATCAACAGCAGCTATGACACACGCAGTTTACTTAAAGATGCAGATATCGTTATTCTGGCTGTGAAACCCAAGGATGCAAGTGATGCCCTTCATACAATCCAGCCGTATATGAAGGGTCAGCTATTGATATCAGTACTTGCCGGACTTTCTACCGGTTATATTGAGAGTATAATTGGTCCCTCTCCAATTGCACGTGCGATGCCTAATACATCTGCAATGATAGGACAGTCTGCAACTGGATTGACTTTTAACGAACACATCCTGGACACGCAGCGTGAAATGACTGTATCAATTTTCTCAGCAATTGGATCTGTAACTCAGGTCGAGGAAACCCGTCTTGATCTAGTTACAGGACTATCAGGCAGTGGTCCTGCCTACATTTATTACATTGTTGAAGCGATGGAAGAAGCTGCAGCGGAACTCGGTGAGGATGCAATGCCTTTTATCGTTCAGACGCTAAAAGGCGCAGCTCAAATGCTTGAAACATCAGGCAGAACTCCCCGGGAATTAAGAAAAGCTATTACAAGTGAAGGTGGTACGACAGAGGCCGGAATCGCCCAGCTCGAATATCATCATGTTAAGGAAGCTTTTACTGCATGTATTAAAGAAGCGACTGATCACTCCGGCAGACTACGCAGACAATTTGAGCAGGCACATAACATTTAA
- a CDS encoding NADPH dehydrogenase, translated as MSTALFSPYSVKNVTLKNRIVMAPMCMYSCYNQDGIVTNFHKVHYASRAAGQTGLIMLEATSVTPQGRISNEDLGIWSDEHISGLKELSDLIKENGAKTAIQLAHAGRKSMTDGSIIAPSAIAFNDKMKEPEEMTQEQIQETIQAFKEAARRSNEAGFDIIELHAAHGYLINEFLSPLSNQRTDDYGGTDENRYRFLKEIIDAVNEVWDGPLFVRVSASDWDEEGLTPEDYATYAKWMKKQGVDLIDVSSGAVVPAAIHAYPGYQVPMAETIKHKGNIDTGAVGLITSGLQAEEILQNKRANLIFIARELLRDPYWARTAALELKTSIESLEQYKRGWVF; from the coding sequence ATGAGTACAGCTTTATTTTCACCTTATTCAGTAAAAAATGTGACGCTAAAAAACAGAATCGTCATGGCGCCTATGTGCATGTATTCCTGCTACAACCAGGATGGGATTGTGACGAATTTTCATAAGGTTCATTACGCTTCTAGGGCCGCAGGACAAACCGGTCTGATTATGCTTGAAGCGACCTCTGTTACGCCTCAGGGAAGAATATCAAATGAGGACCTCGGGATCTGGTCAGATGAGCATATTTCAGGATTAAAAGAATTATCTGACCTGATTAAGGAGAACGGTGCAAAGACAGCCATTCAACTGGCACACGCCGGCAGAAAATCAATGACTGACGGCTCGATTATTGCACCTTCAGCAATTGCGTTTAATGACAAAATGAAAGAACCTGAAGAAATGACGCAAGAACAGATTCAAGAAACGATCCAGGCTTTTAAAGAAGCAGCAAGAAGGTCTAATGAGGCAGGCTTTGATATTATCGAGCTTCATGCAGCACATGGGTATTTGATTAATGAATTTTTATCCCCACTCTCTAATCAACGTACAGATGATTACGGTGGAACAGACGAGAACCGGTACCGATTCTTAAAAGAAATCATTGATGCTGTTAATGAAGTATGGGATGGTCCGTTGTTTGTAAGAGTCTCAGCCAGTGACTGGGATGAAGAAGGGTTAACACCGGAGGATTATGCTACATATGCCAAATGGATGAAAAAGCAGGGTGTGGATTTAATTGATGTCAGTTCCGGTGCTGTAGTTCCTGCTGCAATTCATGCTTATCCAGGCTACCAGGTTCCAATGGCTGAGACTATTAAACATAAAGGAAATATTGATACTGGTGCTGTCGGATTGATTACAAGCGGATTGCAGGCTGAAGAAATTCTTCAGAATAAACGTGCAAACCTGATTTTTATTGCACGAGAGCTGCTAAGAGACCCTTATTGGGCAAGAACTGCTGCACTTGAATTAAAGACGTCAATTGAATCACTTGAACAATATAAGCGGGGTTGGGTATTTTAA